The following is a genomic window from Paenibacillus thiaminolyticus.
TCCCATGCGGTCGGACGGTCATAATACGTATCTTTCAACTGGAACTCGCTCTCTTTGAAAAAATGGCCCTTGCTTTCCATCACGTCCTGCACCGTCAACCGGGCCAAATCCTGCATATTGTGATCCAGGCTCAAATGCGCCAAATATGTACGGCGCGTGTTGCCCGTGACGACCTCGCACAGCGCCTCGCCCGCCGCTTCGTTCGACAAATGGCCGAGATCGCTCAATATGCGTCGCTTGATGTTCCATGGATACCGCCCGACGCGAAGCATCTCGACATCATGATTCGACTCCATGACGAGCACATCGGAATCGGCGATCGCGTCACGGACCTTATCGCTCATATAACCCAAGTCGGTCGCCACCGACAGTTTCGTCTCCCCCTCGAAAAAGCGATACGCTACCGGCTCGGCCGCATCATGTGAGATGCCGAACGACTCCACGCGCAGATCGCCGAAGTCGCGGGCTTCGCCGGTCTGCATGACGATGCGGTTCTCCTCCGCGATATTGCCGACATGCTTCTCCAGCGCGGCCCACGTCTTCTCGTTGGCATAGATGGGGAGATCGAATTTCCGCGCAAACGCGCCCAACCCTTTAATATGATCCGAATGCTCGTGCGTGACGAAGATCGCGTCAATTTGCTTGCCGGAGAGTCCCTGCTCCTCCAGCAGCTGCTCGGTCCGCTTGCAGCTCAGACCGACGTCGATCATCACCGCCGCATCGTCATTTTGGATTACGGTCGCATTCCCCGTCGAACCGCTCGACAACACTGAAAATCGTAAACTCATTTCTCGTTCTCCTTCTTTCCCGCTTCCGAACTGTCCACCGCTCCATTCATCGCGTTCACATAGTACACTTCGCCATTTTCGAGCAAAATCCGCCAGGAAGGCGCCGCCACCTGGGTATCGGCCTC
Proteins encoded in this region:
- a CDS encoding MBL fold metallo-hydrolase — translated: MSLRFSVLSSGSTGNATVIQNDDAAVMIDVGLSCKRTEQLLEEQGLSGKQIDAIFVTHEHSDHIKGLGAFARKFDLPIYANEKTWAALEKHVGNIAEENRIVMQTGEARDFGDLRVESFGISHDAAEPVAYRFFEGETKLSVATDLGYMSDKVRDAIADSDVLVMESNHDVEMLRVGRYPWNIKRRILSDLGHLSNEAAGEALCEVVTGNTRRTYLAHLSLDHNMQDLARLTVQDVMESKGHFFKESEFQLKDTYYDRPTAWDKVNEKSPVRL